From Leptotrichia wadei, one genomic window encodes:
- a CDS encoding O-methyltransferase, giving the protein MFLKILEPCDFSRGRFRIENFIESSKYAQNLFKIQNEIIQNVKDESLAENVPIITDEVLNYMIFTAKNMKAGNILEIGTATGYSGLFLARVANENGGFLTTMEIDEKRYGKAVENFKKLGLFEKNRMILGDALKEIPRLDKGIKYDFIFIDASKGQYLKFFEMSYELLNENGIIFIDNLMFRGLVAVKKEEIPKRYKTIVKRLKEFIEKLNEEYNFVLLPFGDGVGIVKK; this is encoded by the coding sequence ATGTTTTTAAAGATTTTAGAACCCTGCGACTTTAGTCGTGGGAGGTTCAGGATAGAAAATTTTATAGAATCATCAAAATATGCACAAAATTTGTTTAAAATTCAAAATGAAATTATACAAAATGTGAAGGATGAAAGTCTGGCGGAAAATGTGCCGATTATTACAGATGAAGTGCTGAATTATATGATTTTTACGGCTAAAAATATGAAGGCTGGGAATATTTTGGAAATTGGAACGGCAACAGGATATTCTGGGCTATTTTTGGCACGGGTTGCTAATGAAAATGGCGGTTTTTTGACAACGATGGAAATTGATGAAAAACGTTATGGAAAAGCTGTGGAAAATTTTAAGAAATTGGGATTGTTTGAGAAGAATAGAATGATTTTGGGTGATGCTTTGAAGGAAATTCCAAGGCTTGATAAGGGTATAAAATATGATTTTATTTTTATTGATGCATCGAAGGGGCAATATTTGAAGTTTTTTGAGATGAGTTATGAACTTCTCAATGAAAATGGAATTATTTTTATTGATAATCTGATGTTTCGTGGACTTGTAGCAGTAAAAAAAGAAGAAATTCCAAAAAGATATAAGACTATTGTAAAAAGGTTAAAAGAATTTATAGAAAAGTTAAATGAAGAATATAATTTTGTGCTGCTGCCGTTTGGAGATGGAGTTGGGATAGTAAAAAAATAA
- a CDS encoding aspartate aminotransferase family protein gives MLLNVYSRYNKIFEKGKGTYIYDNEGNEYLDFVSGISVNCLGHASPVITKALTEQSQKLVHISNLYYSQPQLDLANKLTENSKMESVFFTNSGTEAIELALKIARKYGNNLSYDENGNKIADKTEIIYMKNSFHGRSTGALAVTGQPKYQKPFEPLMKNVTECNFNDVEDLKVKVSEKTAAIILEPIQGESGLESATSEFMEAIKELSEKYNTLVIFDEIQCGMGRTGKLFAYENFDLVPDIVTIAKSLGGGVPIGACLTKGKANDVLVPGDHGSTYGGNPLVCAVANAVLHELIDNKLIEKNVVEKGQYSVEKLEKLKGKFDFIEEIRGKGLLLGIKFDEKKVLAKDVVLKALENGLLLVGAGNNVVRFFPPFNVINDEINKAVSILEKVFEKISF, from the coding sequence ATGTTATTAAATGTATATAGCCGTTATAATAAAATTTTTGAAAAAGGAAAAGGAACATATATTTACGATAATGAAGGAAATGAATATTTAGATTTTGTGTCGGGAATTTCAGTAAATTGCTTGGGACACGCAAGTCCTGTGATTACAAAGGCTTTAACGGAGCAAAGTCAGAAATTGGTGCATATTTCTAATTTGTATTACAGTCAACCACAATTGGATTTGGCTAATAAACTTACGGAAAATAGTAAAATGGAAAGCGTTTTTTTTACAAACAGTGGAACTGAAGCGATTGAGTTAGCTTTAAAAATTGCTCGAAAATATGGGAATAATTTGTCATACGATGAAAATGGAAATAAAATTGCTGATAAAACAGAAATAATTTATATGAAAAATTCCTTTCATGGAAGAAGTACTGGAGCGTTGGCAGTCACTGGTCAGCCAAAATATCAAAAACCGTTTGAGCCATTGATGAAAAATGTTACAGAATGTAATTTTAACGATGTCGAAGATTTAAAAGTAAAAGTAAGTGAAAAAACTGCTGCTATTATTTTGGAGCCAATTCAGGGAGAAAGCGGACTTGAAAGTGCTACTTCTGAATTTATGGAAGCTATAAAAGAATTGAGTGAAAAATATAATACACTTGTGATTTTTGACGAAATTCAATGCGGAATGGGAAGAACTGGAAAATTATTTGCCTATGAAAATTTTGATTTAGTTCCAGATATAGTTACAATTGCAAAATCACTTGGTGGCGGAGTTCCAATCGGAGCTTGTTTGACAAAAGGAAAAGCAAATGACGTGCTAGTTCCTGGCGACCACGGTTCAACTTACGGAGGAAATCCTTTGGTTTGTGCCGTTGCAAATGCTGTTTTACATGAATTAATTGACAACAAATTAATTGAAAAAAATGTTGTGGAAAAAGGTCAGTATTCTGTGGAAAAATTGGAAAAATTAAAGGGAAAATTTGATTTTATCGAAGAAATTCGTGGAAAAGGACTTCTTTTGGGAATAAAATTTGATGAGAAAAAAGTTTTGGCAAAAGACGTTGTTTTAAAAGCACTAGAAAATGGATTGTTACTAGTTGGAGCTGGAAATAATGTTGTGAGATTTTTTCCACCATTTAACGTAATAAACGATGAAATTAACAAAGCTGTTTCAATTTTGGAAAAAGTTTTTGAAAAAATTTCTTTTTAG
- the argC gene encoding N-acetyl-gamma-glutamyl-phosphate reductase, which translates to MIKAGIIGATGYAGQQLVWILNNHKEVELEFISSHSNTGEDMGNVYENYKKYFKKELISLEEAEENFKNIDALFLALPHGLSEKITKKALENDVKVFDLGADFRLDDSEIYEKWYKVKHNYPEINKNAVYGLPEIHKEEIKNTKVVASPGCYPTSAILGVAPLLKNGLVDTKKIIVDSKSGVSGAGRSAKLDLIYAEVNENFKAYNILKHRHTPEIKQEMDKLSNGNINLVFTPHLLPINRGILSTIYLDVKDEFKESLTEEKIYEIYNEFYKNEYFVRVTENLPEIKNVKNSNICEIGVRYDKEFGNIVVVSAIDNLIKGAGGQAVQSMNILFGFDENEGLEFLSMYL; encoded by the coding sequence ATGATAAAAGCTGGTATTATTGGAGCAACAGGATATGCTGGACAGCAGTTGGTTTGGATATTAAATAATCATAAGGAAGTGGAACTTGAATTTATTTCATCACATTCAAATACTGGGGAAGATATGGGAAATGTGTATGAAAATTATAAAAAATATTTTAAGAAAGAATTAATTTCTTTGGAAGAAGCTGAAGAAAATTTTAAAAATATTGATGCATTATTTTTGGCATTGCCACATGGATTATCTGAAAAAATAACAAAAAAGGCACTTGAAAATGATGTGAAAGTCTTTGATTTGGGAGCGGATTTTAGATTGGATGATTCAGAAATTTATGAAAAATGGTACAAAGTGAAACATAATTATCCAGAAATCAATAAAAATGCAGTTTATGGACTTCCAGAAATTCACAAAGAAGAAATTAAAAATACGAAGGTCGTGGCTTCACCTGGATGTTATCCCACTTCTGCTATTTTAGGCGTGGCACCGTTACTAAAAAATGGGCTTGTTGATACGAAAAAAATTATTGTTGATTCAAAATCGGGAGTTTCAGGGGCTGGAAGAAGTGCTAAATTGGATTTAATTTATGCTGAAGTTAATGAGAATTTTAAGGCTTATAATATTTTGAAACATAGACACACACCTGAAATAAAGCAAGAAATGGATAAATTATCGAATGGGAATATTAATTTAGTATTTACTCCGCATTTATTGCCGATAAATAGAGGGATTCTTTCGACAATTTATTTGGATGTGAAGGATGAATTTAAGGAAAGTTTGACAGAAGAAAAAATTTATGAAATTTATAATGAATTTTATAAAAATGAGTATTTTGTGAGAGTTACTGAAAATTTGCCAGAGATAAAAAATGTGAAAAATAGTAATATTTGTGAAATTGGGGTTCGATATGACAAGGAATTTGGGAACATCGTTGTCGTGTCGGCGATTGATAATTTGATAAAAGGTGCTGGTGGACAGGCGGTTCAGAGTATGAACATTTTATTTGGATTTGATGAAAATGAAGGATTAGAATTTTTATCGATGTATTTATAA
- the argF gene encoding ornithine carbamoyltransferase: protein MLKGKSFLKLLDFTTEELQYLLDLAKKLKIDKKNGTEKKTMVGKNIALIFEKTSTRTRCAFEVGAYDQGANVTYIGPSASQIGDKESMEDTAKVLGRFYDGIEYRGYGQELVETLAEHSGVPVWNGLTTEFHPTQILADFLTITEKKGKLKGIKFAFLGDGKNNMANSLMIGAAKFGMDFRIVCPKEYFPEEKLVEEAKKIAEKTGGKILLTEDKIEGVKDADVVYTDVWVSMGEPKEIWKERIDKLLPYQVNADLVKHCANDYLFMHCLPAFHDLNTKVAKNIEKEYGLKEMEVTDEVFRSKNSVVFDEAENRMHTIKAVMVATLGE from the coding sequence ATGTTAAAAGGAAAATCATTTTTAAAATTATTAGATTTTACGACGGAGGAATTGCAGTATTTACTAGATTTGGCGAAAAAATTGAAAATAGATAAGAAAAATGGGACTGAGAAGAAAACGATGGTTGGAAAAAATATTGCTTTGATTTTTGAGAAAACTTCTACTAGAACGAGATGTGCGTTTGAAGTGGGAGCTTATGACCAAGGGGCAAATGTCACTTACATTGGGCCTTCTGCATCACAAATTGGTGATAAGGAGTCTATGGAAGATACTGCGAAAGTTTTGGGAAGATTTTATGATGGAATCGAATATCGAGGATACGGTCAAGAATTGGTCGAAACTTTGGCTGAACATTCGGGAGTGCCTGTTTGGAATGGACTTACAACTGAGTTTCATCCGACACAGATTTTAGCGGATTTTTTGACAATTACAGAGAAAAAAGGTAAATTGAAAGGAATAAAATTTGCATTTTTAGGCGATGGAAAAAATAATATGGCAAATTCCTTAATGATCGGTGCTGCCAAATTTGGAATGGATTTTAGAATTGTTTGTCCGAAAGAATATTTTCCTGAAGAAAAATTAGTTGAAGAAGCTAAAAAAATTGCCGAAAAAACTGGTGGAAAAATTTTGTTGACAGAAGATAAAATCGAAGGAGTGAAAGATGCCGATGTCGTTTATACTGATGTTTGGGTGTCGATGGGAGAACCAAAAGAAATTTGGAAAGAAAGAATCGATAAATTGCTTCCATACCAAGTAAATGCTGATTTAGTAAAGCATTGTGCAAACGATTACTTATTTATGCACTGTTTACCAGCATTTCATGATTTAAATACGAAAGTTGCGAAAAATATTGAAAAAGAATATGGTTTGAAAGAAATGGAAGTTACTGACGAAGTTTTCAGAAGTAAAAATTCTGTTGTGTTTGATGAAGCGGAAAATCGTATGCATACGATAAAGGCTGTGATGGTGGCGACTTTGGGAGAATAA
- the argB gene encoding acetylglutamate kinase has protein sequence MISNLDKAKILVKALPFIKKYHNKTIVIKYGGSAMVNPVAREQFIQDVVLMKYVGINPVIVHGGGPEINEMLQKIGKESKFIAGNRVTDEETMEIVEMVLSGKVNKGIVSDINKYGGKAVGLSGKDGNMVFVEKKFVEVDGEKVDIGFVGEIKEINTEVIKLLESNDTIPVISSIGVDKNGQTYNINADYVAGAIAGKLQADRLIFLTDVDGILLDYNNKQTLIDEIDVEKVNDLIERGIISGGMLPKVTTCLNAIENGVENVVILNGKLEHSVILELFTVEGAGTLIKKDANLED, from the coding sequence ATGATTTCAAATTTAGATAAAGCGAAAATTTTAGTAAAGGCGTTGCCTTTTATAAAAAAATATCATAATAAAACGATTGTTATTAAATATGGCGGAAGTGCGATGGTTAATCCTGTTGCTCGGGAACAGTTCATTCAAGATGTGGTTCTTATGAAATATGTTGGAATAAATCCTGTGATTGTGCATGGTGGAGGGCCTGAAATAAACGAGATGCTTCAAAAAATTGGAAAAGAAAGCAAATTTATTGCAGGAAATCGTGTGACTGATGAAGAAACGATGGAAATCGTGGAAATGGTTCTTTCTGGAAAAGTTAATAAAGGAATTGTGTCAGACATCAATAAATATGGCGGAAAAGCTGTTGGTCTTAGTGGAAAAGATGGAAATATGGTTTTTGTTGAGAAGAAGTTTGTTGAAGTTGATGGAGAAAAGGTTGATATTGGATTTGTCGGAGAGATTAAGGAAATTAATACGGAAGTTATAAAATTATTGGAGTCGAATGATACGATTCCTGTGATTTCTTCAATTGGAGTTGACAAAAATGGTCAGACATACAATATTAATGCAGATTATGTGGCAGGTGCAATTGCTGGAAAATTACAGGCTGACAGACTGATATTTTTGACAGATGTTGATGGAATTTTGCTTGACTATAACAATAAACAGACGCTTATTGATGAAATCGATGTGGAAAAAGTGAACGATTTAATCGAGCGAGGAATTATTAGCGGCGGAATGTTGCCAAAAGTTACGACTTGCTTGAATGCAATTGAAAATGGTGTGGAAAATGTTGTTATTCTAAATGGTAAATTGGAACATTCTGTAATTCTTGAGTTGTTTACAGTCGAAGGGGCTGGAACATTAATTAAGAAAGATGCAAATTTAGAGGATTAA
- the argJ gene encoding bifunctional glutamate N-acetyltransferase/amino-acid acetyltransferase ArgJ: MKIIENGTITDVKGIKVTGISAKLKKSGKKDMALIYSEEKAVSAAVFTKNLAKAAPIILDIEHVKNNNTQAIIVNSGNANSCTGDTGLANAKKMTEIVANKLGLSAEEVLVQSTGIIGVQLDMEKIENGINQVVENLSEDGGIDAATAIMTTDTFVKQICLEIEITGKKVKVAGICKGSGMIHPNMATMLSFTVTDVNIEKSLLQKMFSEIADNTFNMISVDGDTSTNDMACVLANGLAGNEKIVDENSAGYEEFKKALYKVNEELAKLIAKDGEGATKLIQVTTNGAKTLKDAKKVSKSVITSSLFKAAVFGGDPNWGRILCAVGYSEADLMIDKVNIFLKAGNDMVQVAKNGMAQDFDIPKAEKILKAETVEIIIELNDGEFEATAWGCDLSYDYVKINAEYHT; encoded by the coding sequence ATGAAAATAATAGAAAATGGAACAATTACTGATGTTAAAGGAATTAAAGTGACTGGAATATCAGCAAAATTGAAAAAAAGTGGAAAAAAAGATATGGCTTTGATTTATAGTGAGGAAAAGGCGGTTTCAGCTGCGGTTTTTACAAAAAATTTGGCAAAGGCTGCACCAATTATTTTGGATATTGAGCATGTAAAAAATAATAATACACAAGCGATTATTGTAAATAGTGGAAATGCAAATTCTTGTACGGGGGATACTGGACTTGCGAATGCGAAAAAAATGACCGAGATCGTTGCAAATAAATTAGGATTGAGTGCTGAGGAAGTTTTAGTTCAGTCCACTGGAATTATCGGAGTTCAACTTGATATGGAAAAAATTGAAAACGGAATTAATCAAGTAGTGGAAAATTTGTCAGAAGATGGCGGAATTGATGCGGCTACTGCGATTATGACTACTGACACCTTTGTTAAGCAGATTTGCTTAGAAATTGAGATTACTGGGAAAAAGGTAAAAGTAGCTGGAATATGTAAAGGTTCTGGAATGATTCATCCAAATATGGCGACAATGCTTTCATTTACTGTAACTGATGTAAATATTGAAAAATCTTTGTTGCAAAAAATGTTTTCTGAAATTGCTGACAACACTTTCAATATGATTTCAGTTGACGGAGATACAAGCACAAACGATATGGCTTGCGTTTTGGCGAATGGACTTGCAGGGAATGAAAAAATTGTTGATGAAAATTCAGCTGGATATGAAGAGTTTAAAAAGGCGTTATATAAAGTGAATGAAGAATTGGCTAAATTAATTGCGAAAGATGGAGAAGGTGCAACAAAATTGATTCAAGTTACAACAAATGGAGCTAAAACGCTAAAAGATGCAAAAAAAGTTTCAAAATCAGTTATCACTTCAAGTCTTTTTAAAGCGGCAGTTTTTGGTGGCGACCCAAATTGGGGAAGAATTTTGTGTGCGGTTGGATATTCAGAAGCTGATTTGATGATTGATAAAGTTAATATTTTCTTAAAAGCTGGAAATGATATGGTTCAAGTTGCGAAAAATGGGATGGCACAGGATTTTGATATTCCAAAAGCTGAGAAAATTTTAAAGGCTGAAACCGTTGAAATAATTATTGAATTAAATGATGGAGAGTTTGAAGCGACTGCTTGGGGATGTGACTTGAGTTATGATTATGTGAAAATTAATGCGGAGTATCATACTTAA
- a CDS encoding DUF4870 domain-containing protein: MDNNRISEQKSIAGLRANAAAFLVNLSFFTIIGGLIVPIFALILEDKNSFVRSYAKQTLAISVLLIVSGVLNFVIIVGNILYFVIFVVLVIMQIVAAVSSILEKEFKIPYIEKLINILFLH; encoded by the coding sequence ATGGATAATAATAGAATTAGTGAACAGAAGTCAATTGCAGGGCTGAGGGCTAATGCTGCCGCTTTTCTTGTAAATTTGAGTTTTTTTACAATAATTGGAGGGCTGATAGTTCCGATTTTTGCTTTGATTTTGGAGGATAAAAATAGTTTTGTGAGATCGTATGCAAAACAGACTTTGGCTATATCAGTTTTGTTAATTGTTTCAGGAGTGCTGAATTTTGTTATAATTGTTGGAAATATTCTGTATTTTGTAATTTTTGTCGTATTGGTTATAATGCAAATTGTCGCAGCTGTTTCATCAATTTTGGAAAAGGAATTTAAAATTCCTTATATTGAAAAATTAATAAATATTTTGTTTTTGCATTAA
- a CDS encoding endonuclease/exonuclease/phosphatase family protein, with the protein MKFLLYNIRYGTGKYLNQPFKHIRGYLGHSVKHIYRIGKFINRYKPDLVGLVEVDLGSFRMYSRNQATLLGRITRNNNVYQYKYEEDSQYMKFPMVRKQGNALLSKNPILREEFHYLDIGMKKLIIEVETEDVIVFLVHLALGGKTRQKQIVQLYDLVKNCKKPVIVAGDFNVFWGEEEIEMFLQASDLKNINTRKDPTFPSWNPKRELDFILCSKEIKVNSYEVIQTQLSDHLPILIDFDIVHNHS; encoded by the coding sequence ATGAAATTTCTTTTGTATAATATTCGATATGGAACTGGAAAGTATTTGAATCAGCCATTTAAGCATATACGGGGATATTTGGGACATTCTGTAAAGCATATTTATCGGATTGGGAAATTTATTAATAGGTATAAGCCTGATCTTGTGGGGCTTGTGGAAGTAGATCTTGGATCATTTCGGATGTATAGCAGAAATCAGGCTACGCTTCTTGGGAGAATTACGAGAAATAATAATGTTTATCAGTATAAATATGAGGAAGATTCACAGTATATGAAATTTCCAATGGTTAGAAAACAGGGAAATGCCTTACTTTCCAAAAATCCAATTTTAAGGGAGGAATTTCATTATTTGGATATTGGAATGAAAAAATTGATTATTGAAGTGGAAACAGAGGATGTGATTGTGTTTCTTGTACATTTGGCACTAGGTGGAAAAACACGGCAAAAGCAGATTGTACAGCTTTATGATCTTGTAAAAAATTGCAAAAAGCCAGTTATTGTAGCTGGTGATTTTAATGTCTTTTGGGGTGAGGAGGAAATTGAGATGTTTTTACAGGCTTCTGACTTGAAAAATATAAATACAAGAAAGGATCCAACTTTTCCGAGCTGGAATCCGAAGCGGGAGCTTGATTTTATACTTTGCTCAAAGGAAATAAAAGTTAATAGTTATGAAGTGATACAAACTCAACTTTCAGATCATCTGCCAATATTAATTGACTTTGATATTGTTCATAATCATTCATAA
- a CDS encoding type II secretion system F family protein: MKNIIKNKESKISEKDLLSFTKSVYYLLNGKISLIDTLGIVAQNYDGDLKIRIIRTKQQIEKGVSLHRAFSKITANREFMEMVKIGEETGNLEIVFKNLYEKYEFNQKIKKDIKSLSIYPVTVIITALVIVFILLKFVVPKFVLIYSDIGQELPKVTQIVINFSKIADKYGIIFLIAIVFLFFGFKKWKKQNEKIFEKKILRIKIIGKMYKNICILNFTRNMYSLTDANVPLIQSLKMCTNSKSYVLNEELKKIILKIEKGESIQKSFKNTTFFDNEYVSFLTIGEKTGEMKISFFNLNEIYYEKVSEKIKWLLKMFEPISIIFIGVIIGMIVFSVMLPIFKMGEML; encoded by the coding sequence ATGAAGAATATTATAAAGAATAAGGAAAGCAAAATAAGTGAAAAAGACTTGCTGTCCTTTACTAAAAGTGTGTATTATCTGTTGAATGGAAAGATTTCACTAATTGATACACTTGGGATTGTTGCACAGAATTATGATGGAGATTTGAAAATCAGGATAATTCGTACAAAACAGCAAATTGAAAAGGGAGTTTCGCTTCACAGGGCTTTTTCTAAGATTACTGCAAATAGGGAATTTATGGAAATGGTTAAAATTGGGGAAGAGACAGGAAACTTGGAAATAGTTTTTAAGAATTTGTATGAAAAGTATGAATTTAATCAGAAAATAAAAAAGGATATAAAAAGCTTGAGCATTTATCCAGTAACAGTTATAATTACAGCATTGGTTATTGTATTTATACTGTTAAAATTTGTTGTGCCTAAATTTGTCTTGATTTATTCAGATATTGGGCAGGAATTGCCGAAAGTTACACAAATTGTTATAAATTTCAGTAAAATAGCTGATAAATATGGGATTATTTTTTTGATTGCCATAGTTTTTTTATTTTTTGGTTTTAAAAAATGGAAAAAACAAAATGAGAAAATTTTTGAGAAAAAAATTTTAAGAATAAAAATTATTGGAAAAATGTATAAAAATATTTGTATATTAAATTTTACAAGAAATATGTATTCACTTACAGATGCCAATGTTCCATTAATTCAATCTTTAAAAATGTGTACAAATTCTAAAAGTTATGTTTTAAATGAGGAATTGAAAAAAATTATTTTGAAGATAGAAAAGGGTGAAAGTATTCAAAAATCGTTTAAAAATACAACTTTTTTTGATAATGAATATGTAAGTTTTCTGACAATTGGAGAGAAAACTGGAGAAATGAAAATATCATTTTTTAATTTGAATGAAATTTATTATGAAAAAGTTAGTGAAAAGATAAAATGGCTTTTGAAAATGTTTGAACCGATTTCGATTATTTTTATTGGAGTAATTATTGGAATGATTGTATTTTCAGTTATGCTACCTATTTTTAAAATGGGAGAAATGCTGTAA